DNA from Oscillospiraceae bacterium:
CAGCCGGGAGATGAGATTTTGGTTCTCGGTGACACCAACCGAGGAATTGCAATTCTTCCCAAAGCAAAACAACAAGATACTATCAAACAAGTTTTTTCTAAAATAGAGGAATAAAATATGAGTAAAATAGTTTTCTTTTGTATTCCCGCGCATGGACATACTAACCCCACTCTTGGTGTTGTCAAGGAACTCGTTTCTCGCGGGCACAAGGTATGGTATTATTCATATAACATTATGCGTGAAAAAATCGAGTCGGCAGGTGCAACATTTATATCCTGCGATGATTATGATACGGAGCAAAACTTAAGTGCCAAAGACGCTACCCGTGTAGGAAAAGACCTGTCATTCTCTACAAAGATACTGGTAGACACCACATTGGCTCTTGATGACAAGGTTTGTGAGGAAATGTCAGAGCTTAAGCCTGACTTAATTGTTGCAGATTCTATGGCATTATGGGGAAAAGTCGTTGCACTAAAGCTTGGTATTCCTTTTGTTTCATCAACAACAACCTTTGCATTTAATAAGCATTCAGCAAAGATTATGAAACAAGGTCTTGGAGATTTGTTAAAGATGCTTTTCGCTATGCCAAAAACATCTAAACAAGTCAAAAGACTAAGGGATAAAGGGTATCCCGTAAATAGTATTCTTGATATTATCGGCAATGACGATAGCACACATACTATTGTATATACTTCTCCTGAAATTCAACCTTGTTCAGAGACTTTTTCGGAAAAGTACGCATTTGTCGGACCTTCAATTCGCCCTGCAACAGAGAAAATAGAAAAAAAGATGGATAAACTTATTTATATATCCATGGGAACTGTAAATAATGATATGATGGCTTTTTACAAAAGCTGTATATCAGCTTTAACAAATACAGATTATCAGGTAATAATGTCTGTAGGTAATTTAGTGTCTGTCGAGGAGTTTGGAGAGTTACCGGAAAACATATCAATTTATTCATATGTTGACCAAATTGCCGTTTTGGAAAAAGCAGATGTCTTTGTATCACACTGCGGAATGAACAGTGTCAATGAAAGTTTATATTTTGAAGTTCCACTCGTTATGCTACCACAAACATCGGAGCAAAAAGGTGTTGCCGAGCGAGTCAATCAGCTTGGCGCAGGAATAAAAATCGATAAATCAGACAAAGCATCCATTTTGAGTGCAATAAATAAAATACTTAATGATGGTATGTATAAGCAAAATGCCAAAAAGATTTCAGATGGATTAAAAAACTCTTCGGGTGCAAAAGGCGCTGCAGACAAAATTATACAGGTTTGTGAAAGTAATTAGTCCATCGAACTTAACAGCGAACAAAATGCACCTCTCGTTTCACTACAAAACTTTTCTCGGTGCATTTTTGTTTAGAAAAGTTTCGTAGTGATTTATGAGTGATAACAGACATTAAAAAATTATTTTTTACCCATTATACAATTCAATAAAAACTTTACTTTTATATAAATCCCTTTATTTCTGCGGTTTTGAGCAAAAAAACAAGCGTAACTTTGTATCAAAGTTACGCTTATTCTATGGTGCGAGTGTTCATAACGTGTAAAACTCGGACGCGAGAACAAAAATACAAAATAGAAAAGAACCTCGTACGCGATAATGCGTGTCGAAGCTCTCGACTGGCAGGGGTAGAAGGACTCGAACCCTCAAGAACGGTTTTGGAGGTCATGTCAAATTAAAAAGACCGTCAAAATTGTTCCCACCGCTCCGCCGTTTGTGCTACTTGCTCTTTTGAACCTTATGCCGTTTGATGCTTTATTGATGCTATTGAAAAACCTCTGCAAATTTGATGCCCAACAAAAACTATA
Protein-coding regions in this window:
- a CDS encoding AbrB/MazE/SpoVT family DNA-binding domain-containing protein is translated as MNIHEGKYAWMVKIGEKGQFVIPKEAREMFDFQPGDEILVLGDTNRGIAILPKAKQQDTIKQVFSKIEE
- a CDS encoding glucosyltransferase is translated as MSKIVFFCIPAHGHTNPTLGVVKELVSRGHKVWYYSYNIMREKIESAGATFISCDDYDTEQNLSAKDATRVGKDLSFSTKILVDTTLALDDKVCEEMSELKPDLIVADSMALWGKVVALKLGIPFVSSTTTFAFNKHSAKIMKQGLGDLLKMLFAMPKTSKQVKRLRDKGYPVNSILDIIGNDDSTHTIVYTSPEIQPCSETFSEKYAFVGPSIRPATEKIEKKMDKLIYISMGTVNNDMMAFYKSCISALTNTDYQVIMSVGNLVSVEEFGELPENISIYSYVDQIAVLEKADVFVSHCGMNSVNESLYFEVPLVMLPQTSEQKGVAERVNQLGAGIKIDKSDKASILSAINKILNDGMYKQNAKKISDGLKNSSGAKGAADKIIQVCESN